GCTGAGAGAGTAGTGAATAAAGTGCAGACTGAAAATATCTCGGTGGTATAGTAATGGGACGGTTAAAAGATGCTACGCAGACTAGACTGCTCGTCTACATTGTAGTTTATAAAAAAGAGGTCTAGAAGGGAGTTATGGGAAGACCTTGtagtgatgaaaaggatgaggTATAGGTACTCCTTGGACTCTCGAGGAGTGAGAGGCTGGTCACTTGTCTCTCTGCAGATAATACTATAGACACAAAGAAGACGGTAACAATCTACAGATCCCCCGAGTAAAATTTTGCATCCAGTCTATCCAATGATTAAAGGACAAAGTGGAAAATCTCTTTGTGTCCATGTAGTAGATACATATAGGACGGTTTAATTTGGATGTTGTAAAATAGACCATTAATTAAACATGCATACCTCTTTGGAATTTGAACAAGATATTGAATTATGGAACTGTGTTAGTGATTTGCCTATTTATacagaggatgaatgagtgtCCATAGAATGGACTTTCTATCGTACAATTAAAACACTTTACTGCGATACACCTGGTTGATTAGTCTCTCCATCCCTGAGATCCTGCTGTTTCTTGTcatactcttccttagtCATTGGAATCCAACAACTACcactcttttcaaaatgtcTACCAAAACTATTTCCAGTATCTTTGAGATAAATGAGAAGCAATGAGTATCCATCCCTGGATGATAATTTTGCGGAGGAAAAGGTTTCCCTTTCAGAGACACTCCAAATGCCGGTTTCTCCATCAATAATGGAAGTGATATTAGAATCTCCTTTTGGGTCGTAGATAGTATGCTCTACTCCCTTGTCATTCTTTGTACTAATCTTCACTTTAGACTCATCTGGACTGGAAATATCGAGAATATTGTCGGGGTTATACCTCTCCTTTAGAGCCTCAAGCTTCTTGTTATGATCattctctttatcattcttccatttcttACCATTATAGTACCTGTATACTGTTGAGTCCTTTGTCTTTATAACAGTAAGTGATGGAATAACACCATCAAAATATATGAGAGCCTCCACCAAGTTTGATGTTGTACCAAACGTCTTACTACCGGACCATATCTTTTGCCCATAATACTTTAGCTCCTTGACAGTAGCACCATCCTTTACGATAAGTTTAAGAACCTTAACATTGTCTTCAACAGAGGTTGAGAGACTAAAGGGTGTCCCATCTACATTGGTGAGGAAAGGACTTAAATGTTCAGGTTTAGGAGATGCTATAGAGGGTTGAGGTTGGCTCCTAAGATTCTTATTGTTCTCAACCTTCCCTTCCTCAGCTCCATCACTATCTAATTCATTATTCTCACAAATCTCTTCTACATTGTCATCATATACGACTCTATAAGCTAATGAATATACATCATCCGTATCTAAAACAGAGAGtgtatcatcattttggTCTGTAGGCTCATTCGCATTCTTCTCTCCTTGAGTTTCAGCATCCTCTTCAGATGTTCCTCCTACAGTAGCTTCTGGTAAAGCCTCAAGTTCTCCTAGCTCTTCTACATTAACTTCAGGCGCTTCCTCAACTATAGCATCTGGTAGATTCTCAGGTTCTTCTGCAGGAGCTTCTAGTaaatctttatcatcttgaGGTTCCACATCCTCAGCGACAAGCTTGGGATTCTCTACATGAGCTTCTGAACCTGAGAATCCTTGCAATGGACATCCGAGGCTAGCAAAGTCTAGAGTAGGTAAGGATTCCTGTGGAGAGACTGGCTCCTCTAACTCCGGAAGACCTTTAACTCTTACAGTTACCagcttccattctccaccTACATTCTCATAATGCAATGTCTTGGATGGAAGACCCTTAACCCATACATGGAGAACAGCTCTTGTTCTATCACCGACATTCGAGAATAGTACATCGCATCTTTCTTCTCCTTCAGCTTCCCAGAGAGTGACTCCACCATCTACTACCTTGCTGAAGAATTGTCCCTTGGGAAAGAATGAGCTATAGACTACTCCATCCACAGTACTTTCATAGTCTCTAGCCAATGAAGGATCGGGAGAAGAGAGGTCAAATGAGACATCTACAACCCCTTTACGGAGACCATTTTGTTCTCCACCGTAGCACAATCTTACCAGATATAGTGTCCAGAGCAGTGCTAGAATCCTCATCCCGCATTCCACCTCTCAGCCGCTGCGAGGGTGTTCAGTACGGATGGTGAATAAACGCCATAAGGCGATGAATGCTGACCAAGAATTAATGTGAACAGAGGGAACAGATGCAAGTTTATATTCTGACCCACAAGACAATAGACTACAAAGAGCGCTTTTTACACTAACACATCTCCATCTCTGGCACTACAAACTCAGCGCCTATTCAGAACACGGAAGAAGATGGGGATGTTGTCGGCCTCGAAGGAAGAGAATCGTCTCTTCACTGCTACAATTTATGTTTAGTATATATATTCTTTGAGATGAAATTGTGGCAATAGTTTAAGATTTCTCGGTTCCATAGAAATGTGTACAGTGGAGAGTATGAAGAGATACTGAGAGGACCCATTCCTGGAAGCTTGATGGGAGATAGAGAATTGAAGAGTTTAGCAAGAGAATGGTAAGCTAAATTAGAGTGTCTCTGGATGCCTGGAGTACGTGGATTGCGTACACCTGGAGACACTACCGTCTCTCACCCCTCAGGGGTGTCTCTAGTTCATTCTTCCGAGTAGTACAAGATTATTCTTTCTCATTACCACAAGGAGaccacattcttcttccttgccAACTTCATTCCTCCTCTCTTCTCATCACTGCAGGGTTTTCTTCCGGTTCTCAATAGCCAATTTTAGGGTTTTTAGGAAATGTAAATGTCCATGTATAGCTCATGTATCAACTCATTTGGGTTCGTGGCAACCACTCAGTTTTAATGGAAGCTCATTCAAGACTACTTACAACAACGGTAGGTAGAACAGAGTCTTCTTTTGTGTAGGACTGTACAAACGTGCATACCTCTCCTGGTCCTGCCTTCCATAGCTCCTTATCACCATAAACTACGGATGTAACTTTAACACCCTTCTTTGGATAGTACTCCTTAACAGTCACTCCGTTGTCTTCATTTGTCTCTACATTTATCTTTGAGACATCTATATTAGGAAGATCTAGAGTACCAGAATCTGGAGAGAATAGAGACGCAACAGGAACTGCAGAATGTTGAGCTGGAGTACTTATGAGATCCTCCACAAATTCCTCGCCGATAGGATGCAATGGATTGGCTTCTTGGGGACCGTCTTCAGCTTCTTCCACCCTGTTGCTAAACACTTTCTGCCAATCTTCCATTCGTTAccattcttctcaaagtactcCAAGTCTATTCCGGAGCTGCTATCAATTTCCAGACAGAGAATTGCTACGCCGT
This region of Theileria equi strain WA chromosome 1, complete sequence genomic DNA includes:
- a CDS encoding signal peptide-containing protein (encoded by transcript BEWA_026700A); translated protein: MRILALLWTLYLVRLCYGGEQNGLRKGVVDVSFDLSSPDPSLARDYESTVDGVVYSSFFPKGQFFSKVVDGGVTLWEAEGEERCDVLFSNVGDRTRAVLHVWVKGLPSKTLHYENVGGEWKLVTVRVKGLPELEEPVSPQESLPTLDFASLGCPLQGFSGSEAHVENPKLVAEDVEPQDDKDLLEAPAEEPENLPDAIVEEAPEVNVEELGELEALPEATVGGTSEEDAETQGEKNANEPTDQNDDTLSVLDTDDVYSLAYRVVYDDNVEEICENNELDSDGAEEGKVENNKNLRSQPQPSIASPKPEHLSPFLTNVDGTPFSLSTSVEDNVKVLKLIVKDGATVKELKYYGQKIWSGSKTFGTTSNLVEALIYFDGVIPSLTVIKTKDSTVYRYYNGKKWKNDKENDHNKKLEALKERYNPDNILDISSPDESKVKISTKNDKGVEHTIYDPKGDSNITSIIDGETGIWSVSERETFSSAKLSSRDGYSLLLIYLKDTGNSFGRHFEKSGSCWIPMTKEEYDKKQQDLRDGETNQPGVSQ
- a CDS encoding signal peptide-containing protein (encoded by transcript BEWA_026710A); its protein translation is MRILVLLWTVCLAGLCHCGGDDGAKGALKRAFTEIPQDVSIPVILDLASPDESKILVHTETESGVSFKGYSPKDGVLVSSVVDGEAQLWNAETDQRSLLAWCYAKDGVAILCLEIDSSSGIDLDNRVEEAEDGPQEANPLHPIGEEFVEDLISTPAQHSAVPVASLFSPDSGTLDLPNIDVSKINVETNEDNGVTVKEYYPKKGVKVTSVVYGDKELWKAGPGEVCTFVQSYTKEDSVLPTVVVSSLE